Proteins encoded within one genomic window of Williamwhitmania taraxaci:
- a CDS encoding CD0519/CD1768 family membrane protein translates to MSGFYKKLKFTHRRSLEALVFLFFFLGFFIYLGSEMGTANLLNTLMKTSWDLLMNTVFFIMGITVLTGALGKLLIEFGVVRLLEFFLAPLMKPLYNLPGVASLGALMTFLSDNPAIIGLAKEKNFNKYFKPYQIVSLTNFGTAFGMGLVVVTFMASMGYFAAALVGLAGAVVGSIVSTRLMQRASRKLLPEIDDNEVGGDEQQISFRSEGSIFERFLNAILDGGKTGVDLGLAIIPGVLVISSLVMIVTFGPKDAAVGYQGLAYEGVAVLPHIADYFSVVFDWLFGFQHPELIAFPITSLGAVGAALSLVPRFASEGFITGNEIAVFTAIGMCWSGFLSTHTAMLDALGYRKLISKAILAHTVGGLVAGIVAHWLFVLFF, encoded by the coding sequence ATGTCGGGTTTCTATAAAAAATTAAAGTTTACGCACCGCAGAAGTCTAGAGGCATTGGTCTTTCTTTTCTTCTTTTTAGGTTTCTTTATCTACTTGGGCTCCGAGATGGGTACTGCTAACCTGCTGAATACACTTATGAAAACATCATGGGATTTGCTCATGAATACTGTGTTCTTCATTATGGGTATAACGGTGCTAACGGGTGCTCTTGGCAAGTTGCTTATTGAGTTTGGAGTTGTCCGATTGCTTGAGTTTTTTCTCGCTCCTTTAATGAAGCCACTTTACAACCTGCCTGGTGTTGCTTCGCTGGGCGCGCTCATGACATTCTTGTCCGATAATCCTGCAATTATAGGTTTGGCAAAGGAGAAGAATTTTAACAAATACTTTAAGCCTTACCAGATTGTATCGCTCACCAACTTTGGAACAGCCTTTGGTATGGGCCTTGTGGTTGTAACATTTATGGCCAGCATGGGGTATTTTGCTGCCGCCCTAGTTGGTCTGGCCGGCGCGGTGGTAGGATCAATTGTTTCTACTCGGCTTATGCAGCGTGCATCGCGTAAGTTACTTCCTGAGATCGACGATAATGAAGTTGGTGGCGACGAGCAACAAATTTCATTTAGGAGCGAAGGAAGTATATTCGAACGTTTCCTTAACGCTATTCTCGATGGAGGTAAAACCGGGGTCGATCTTGGTTTAGCAATTATCCCTGGCGTGTTGGTAATCTCTTCATTGGTTATGATTGTAACCTTTGGCCCTAAAGATGCTGCCGTTGGATACCAAGGGTTAGCATACGAAGGCGTAGCAGTTCTTCCTCATATAGCCGATTACTTTAGCGTTGTTTTCGATTGGCTTTTCGGATTTCAACACCCTGAACTAATTGCTTTTCCAATTACCTCACTAGGCGCAGTTGGTGCTGCTCTTTCGTTGGTTCCACGTTTTGCCAGCGAAGGTTTTATTACTGGCAACGAAATTGCTGTTTTTACCGCAATTGGAATGTGCTGGAGCGGATTCCTTAGCACTCACACTGCTATGCTTGATGCGTTAGGATATCGTAAACTTATTTCAAAGGCAATTTTAGCACATACAGTTGGCGGATTGGTCGCAGGTATTGTCGCTCACTGGTTATTTGTACTCTTCTTTTAA